From one Pseudomonas sp. S35 genomic stretch:
- a CDS encoding PQQ-dependent sugar dehydrogenase → MFLRKTLIAVACVTSIGAVHAGDAQQFPTEQGSITATPIVKGLDHPWAVAFLPDKQGFLVTERAGHLRFVTPDGKLSAPLTGVPEVWAKGQGGLLDVVLSPDFKQDRLVYLSYAEGGGKGGTAGTAVGRGRLAADLSGLSDFKVILRQEPKLSTGNHFGSRLAFDRDGYLFVTLGENNDRPTAQDLDKLQGKVVRIFADGRVPEDNPFVGQQGVRPEIWSYGQRNPQGLALNPWSGTVWENEHGPRGGDEINIIERGKNYGWPLATHGINYSLTPIPEAKGKTAEGTVAPHHVWEKSPAISGMAFYDADRFKAWQHNLFIGALASQELIRLQFDGDKIVHEERLLGGLKARIRDVRQGPDGYLYVLTDENDGVLYRVGLNQD, encoded by the coding sequence ATGTTTCTACGCAAAACCCTGATAGCCGTTGCGTGCGTGACCAGTATCGGTGCCGTACATGCGGGCGATGCTCAACAGTTCCCCACTGAGCAAGGCAGCATCACCGCCACGCCTATCGTCAAAGGCCTGGACCATCCCTGGGCCGTGGCGTTTCTGCCGGACAAGCAAGGCTTCCTGGTGACTGAGCGTGCGGGCCACCTGCGTTTCGTCACTCCGGACGGCAAGCTCTCGGCGCCATTGACCGGTGTGCCCGAAGTCTGGGCCAAAGGGCAGGGTGGTTTGTTGGACGTGGTGCTATCGCCCGACTTCAAACAAGACCGCCTGGTCTACCTGTCGTATGCCGAAGGCGGCGGCAAAGGCGGTACGGCCGGCACCGCCGTGGGCCGTGGGCGCCTGGCGGCGGACTTGAGTGGCTTGAGCGATTTCAAGGTCATCCTGCGCCAGGAGCCGAAGCTGTCTACCGGCAATCACTTCGGCTCGCGCCTGGCGTTTGACCGGGACGGCTACCTGTTCGTGACCCTGGGTGAAAACAATGACCGGCCCACCGCCCAGGACCTGGACAAGCTCCAAGGCAAAGTGGTGCGCATCTTCGCGGATGGTCGCGTGCCCGAGGACAACCCCTTTGTCGGCCAGCAGGGTGTGCGTCCGGAGATCTGGTCCTATGGTCAGCGCAACCCCCAAGGCCTGGCGCTGAACCCCTGGAGCGGCACAGTCTGGGAGAACGAACACGGACCACGGGGCGGCGATGAAATCAATATCATCGAGCGGGGCAAAAACTATGGCTGGCCCTTGGCTACCCACGGCATCAACTATTCCCTGACACCCATTCCCGAAGCCAAAGGCAAGACCGCTGAAGGCACCGTGGCCCCCCACCACGTGTGGGAAAAGTCACCGGCCATCAGTGGTATGGCGTTTTATGACGCCGATCGTTTCAAGGCTTGGCAGCACAACCTGTTTATCGGCGCGTTGGCCAGCCAGGAACTGATTCGCTTGCAGTTCGATGGCGACAAGATCGTGCATGAGGAGCGTTTGCTGGGCGGCCTGAAAGCGCGGATTCGCGATGTGCGGCAGGGCCCGGATGGCTACCTGTACGTGCTGACGGATGAAAATGATGGCGTGCTGTATCGCGTCGGTCTGAATCAGGATTAA
- the efeO gene encoding iron uptake system protein EfeO — MKKSTLALSLLMTLSPLAAFAATTAPLDLVGPVSDYKIYVTEEIGELVTQTQAFTDAINKGDLATAKKLYAPTRVHYESIEPIAELFSDLDASIDSRVDDHEKGVTAEDFTGFHRIEYALFSQNSTKGLQALTAKLNADVNDLKTRVDGLTFPPEKVVGGAAALLEEVAATKISGEEDRYSHTDLYDFQGNIDGAKKIVDLFRGQIEKQDKAFLAKVNKNFATVDKVLAKYKTKDGGFQTYDNVKENDRKALVGPVNTLAEDLSTLRGKLGLN; from the coding sequence ATGAAGAAATCGACTCTCGCGTTGTCGTTGTTAATGACCCTCTCGCCCCTGGCCGCCTTCGCCGCCACCACGGCGCCGCTGGACCTGGTAGGGCCGGTGTCGGACTACAAGATCTACGTCACAGAGGAAATCGGTGAACTGGTGACCCAGACCCAAGCATTCACCGACGCCATCAACAAGGGCGACCTGGCCACGGCCAAGAAGCTCTACGCGCCGACCCGCGTGCACTATGAGTCCATCGAGCCGATTGCCGAGCTGTTCAGTGACCTGGATGCGTCCATCGACTCCCGCGTCGACGACCACGAAAAAGGCGTGACCGCCGAAGACTTCACCGGTTTCCACCGCATCGAATACGCGTTGTTCTCGCAGAATTCGACCAAGGGTTTGCAAGCGCTGACCGCCAAGCTCAACGCCGACGTCAATGACCTCAAGACCCGCGTCGACGGCCTGACCTTCCCGCCGGAGAAAGTCGTCGGCGGCGCCGCAGCCCTGCTCGAAGAAGTCGCCGCGACCAAGATCTCCGGTGAAGAAGACCGCTACAGCCATACCGACCTGTATGACTTCCAGGGCAACATCGACGGCGCGAAAAAAATCGTTGATCTGTTCCGTGGCCAGATCGAGAAGCAAGACAAGGCCTTCCTGGCCAAAGTCAACAAAAACTTCGCCACCGTGGACAAGGTCCTGGCCAAATACAAGACCAAGGACGGTGGCTTCCAGACCTACGACAACGTGAAGGAAAACGACCGTAAGGCGTTGGTCGGTCCGGTGAACACCTTGGCCGAAGACCTGTCGACCCTGCGCGGCAAGCTGGGCCTGAACTGA
- a CDS encoding class I SAM-dependent methyltransferase: MDMPSAQQAIACNKQAWDQSADLHKTTDTWSALLKSVGNPGFSCLDPTLTRVLQDIGVGGKQVVQLCCNNGRETLSLLGLGASSAVGVDQSPAFLQQARELACVSPHSPEFIESDIHHLPAHLQGRFDIALVTIGVLGWMPDVALFMQHVASTLKPGGALVMYETHPFLEVFDPRAQNPLLPASSYFQREPFVLRESIVYEGQAEVAGPTSYWFVHTLGEVVSAAICADLQISHLQEYAHSNREELYDQYEGQPAQLPLCFTLTAVKRPA; this comes from the coding sequence ATGGACATGCCCTCAGCTCAACAGGCGATTGCCTGCAACAAGCAAGCCTGGGATCAATCAGCCGACCTGCATAAAACCACCGACACCTGGAGTGCCTTGCTCAAATCGGTCGGCAACCCCGGTTTTTCTTGCCTGGATCCGACCCTGACAAGGGTGTTGCAAGACATCGGTGTTGGCGGCAAGCAGGTGGTGCAACTGTGCTGCAACAATGGGCGCGAAACCCTATCGCTGTTGGGGCTGGGCGCGAGCTCGGCGGTGGGTGTCGATCAATCCCCCGCGTTCCTGCAGCAGGCGCGTGAATTAGCCTGCGTTTCGCCCCACAGCCCTGAATTTATCGAAAGTGATATCCACCATTTACCGGCGCACTTGCAGGGGCGCTTCGATATTGCCTTGGTGACCATTGGGGTGCTTGGTTGGATGCCGGATGTGGCCCTGTTTATGCAGCATGTCGCCAGCACCCTTAAGCCTGGCGGTGCGCTGGTGATGTATGAAACCCACCCGTTTCTAGAGGTATTTGACCCCAGGGCGCAGAACCCGCTGTTACCCGCCAGCTCCTACTTCCAGCGCGAACCTTTTGTGCTACGTGAATCAATTGTCTATGAAGGCCAGGCCGAAGTAGCGGGGCCTACTTCCTATTGGTTCGTGCACACCTTGGGGGAGGTGGTCAGCGCCGCGATTTGCGCCGACCTGCAGATCAGTCACTTGCAGGAGTACGCGCACTCTAATCGGGAGGAGCTCTACGATCAGTACGAGGGCCAGCCTGCGCAGTTGCCACTGTGCTTCACCCTCACCGCCGTTAAACGGCCTGCTTGA
- the pssA gene encoding CDP-diacylglycerol--serine O-phosphatidyltransferase translates to MPSFFKRSLLPKLRGFPLTPDAIGVLSGADAYRRCLLEQIPRATRRIYIVALYLQHDEAGQEIYDALHAAKTARPALDIVVVVDWLRAQRGLIGAGKQPGNSAWYQAMTQRHASEVPVYGVPVQTRELFGVLHLKGFVIDDSVLYSGASLNNVYLHKFDKYRFDRYHLIHSQPLADSMQHLVEHGLVASKAVHRLDLPNPPTTRSLRNDIGDLRSRLKHAAYDTTAGQLPNGHLSVSPLLGVGKNNPLSRVILELIASAQHQLTICTPYFNLPLPVTREINRALARGVKIDIIVGDKTANDFYIPPSEPFKVIAALPYLYEISLRRFAKRHQPMIDSGRLNLHLWHDGDNTYHLKGMWIDERYTLLTGNNLNPRAFRLDLENALLIDDPQGQWLEPRRVELEQIFQHTTRIERYQHLQTLPDYPQAVGKFLRRVSRVRIERLLYRIL, encoded by the coding sequence ATGCCGTCGTTCTTCAAACGCTCCCTGTTGCCCAAGCTACGTGGTTTCCCTCTTACTCCTGACGCCATTGGCGTGCTGTCCGGTGCCGATGCGTATCGTCGTTGCCTGCTGGAGCAAATCCCCCGGGCCACGCGGCGTATCTACATCGTTGCGCTGTACTTGCAGCACGATGAAGCCGGGCAGGAAATCTACGACGCCCTGCACGCCGCCAAGACGGCACGGCCGGCGCTGGACATCGTGGTGGTGGTCGATTGGCTGCGCGCCCAGCGCGGACTGATCGGTGCCGGCAAGCAGCCTGGCAACAGCGCCTGGTACCAGGCCATGACTCAGCGCCATGCCAGCGAAGTGCCGGTGTACGGCGTGCCGGTACAAACCCGCGAGCTGTTTGGCGTGCTGCACCTCAAGGGCTTTGTGATCGATGACAGCGTGCTGTACAGCGGCGCGAGCTTGAATAACGTGTACCTGCACAAGTTCGACAAATACCGCTTTGACCGCTACCACCTGATTCACAGCCAACCGCTGGCCGATTCGATGCAGCACCTGGTGGAACATGGCCTGGTAGCGTCCAAGGCGGTGCACCGCCTGGACCTACCGAACCCGCCCACCACCCGCAGCCTGCGCAACGATATCGGCGACCTGCGCAGCCGTCTCAAGCACGCGGCCTACGACACCACGGCTGGGCAACTGCCCAATGGTCACCTGTCGGTCAGCCCGCTGCTGGGTGTGGGCAAGAACAACCCGCTGAGCCGGGTGATCCTGGAACTGATCGCCAGCGCCCAGCACCAACTGACCATCTGCACGCCGTACTTCAACCTGCCGTTGCCGGTCACTCGCGAGATCAACCGTGCCCTGGCACGTGGCGTGAAGATCGATATCATTGTTGGTGACAAGACCGCCAACGACTTCTACATCCCGCCCAGTGAGCCGTTCAAGGTGATCGCGGCACTGCCTTACCTATACGAAATCAGCCTGCGCCGTTTTGCCAAGCGCCATCAACCGATGATCGACAGCGGCCGCTTGAACCTGCACCTATGGCACGACGGCGACAACACCTATCACCTCAAGGGCATGTGGATCGACGAGCGCTATACCTTGCTCACCGGCAACAACCTCAACCCTCGGGCCTTTCGCCTCGATTTGGAAAACGCCTTGCTCATCGATGACCCACAAGGCCAGTGGCTCGAGCCGCGGCGGGTGGAGCTGGAGCAGATTTTCCAACACACCACGCGCATCGAGCGTTATCAGCACTTACAGACGCTGCCGGATTACCCGCAAGCTGTTGGCAAATTCCTACGCCGAGTCAGCCGGGTACGTATTGAGAGGTTGCTCTACCGCATCCTGTGA
- a CDS encoding TetR/AcrR family transcriptional regulator, protein MNDMTGNETRDIILDVTEKLIYRHGIAATGMDLLVKTAGVSRKSIYRYFANKDELVIAALQRRDERWLRWLRSEVERVEGSGERLLALFSALNTWFGSADFRGCAFINTSGETGDPHDPVRLLAKAHKQKLFEYALELCQAHGTPEPERQAAHLLILIDGAITVALVMGDSSAANNAQCMARTLLGL, encoded by the coding sequence ATGAACGACATGACTGGCAACGAAACCCGCGACATCATCCTCGACGTCACTGAAAAGTTGATCTATCGCCATGGCATCGCCGCCACCGGCATGGACTTGCTGGTGAAAACCGCCGGCGTCTCGCGAAAAAGCATATACCGCTACTTCGCCAATAAAGACGAACTGGTGATTGCCGCCCTGCAACGCCGCGACGAGCGCTGGCTGCGTTGGCTGCGCAGCGAAGTGGAGCGTGTCGAAGGCAGTGGCGAGCGCTTGCTCGCACTGTTCAGCGCATTGAACACCTGGTTCGGCTCGGCGGATTTTCGCGGCTGCGCCTTTATCAATACCAGCGGCGAAACCGGCGACCCGCACGACCCGGTCCGCCTGTTGGCCAAGGCGCATAAACAAAAGCTGTTCGAGTACGCCCTCGAACTGTGTCAAGCACATGGCACCCCCGAGCCCGAACGGCAGGCCGCGCACCTGCTGATCCTGATCGATGGCGCCATTACCGTTGCCCTGGTGATGGGTGATTCAAGCGCCGCCAATAATGCGCAATGCATGGCGCGAACGTTATTGGGTCTTTGA
- a CDS encoding nuclear transport factor 2 family protein, which translates to MSSTPQTRPPLPPFTRESAIEKVRLAEDGWNSRDPQRVSLAYTVDTQWRNRAEFAHNREEAKGFLTRKWAKELDYRLIKELWAFTDNRIAVRYAYEWHDDSGNWFRSYGNENWEFDEYGLMANRFACINDLPIQESERKFHWPLGRRPDEHPGLSELGL; encoded by the coding sequence ATGTCATCAACCCCGCAGACACGCCCGCCTCTTCCCCCCTTCACTCGCGAGTCGGCCATCGAAAAAGTGCGCCTGGCCGAAGACGGCTGGAACTCTCGCGACCCGCAACGCGTGTCCCTGGCCTACACCGTGGACACTCAGTGGCGTAACCGCGCCGAATTCGCTCACAACCGCGAGGAGGCGAAGGGTTTTCTGACTCGCAAGTGGGCCAAGGAGTTGGATTATCGGCTGATCAAAGAATTATGGGCGTTCACCGATAACCGCATTGCCGTGCGTTATGCCTATGAATGGCACGACGACTCGGGCAACTGGTTTCGCTCTTATGGTAACGAAAACTGGGAATTCGACGAGTACGGCCTGATGGCCAATCGTTTTGCCTGCATCAACGACCTGCCCATCCAGGAAAGCGAACGCAAGTTCCACTGGCCCCTGGGCCGGCGCCCGGATGAGCATCCGGGGTTGTCCGAACTGGGGCTCTAG
- a CDS encoding Wzz/FepE/Etk N-terminal domain-containing protein — protein MNNTPQLHHHLPTDEVDLFELFHAIYKQRKWVIGCTLLVGLLGASYAFLAPAVYQVSSVLRPAAINELDALNRSEVYKLPPAEALAKVGAQLDSYEARLGFFRANPALFQAFQRPGQSLEQGFEAFNRNAINLVLQDPRRSDAANSYMRLEMQYPRGIDGVAILNGLVDYAIALQREQVGADLKVIVNNRLNELQGKIDAARANYETAKESKIARLLEADDVKRATLKDEIAALRSQMTVERSNRLVELTEAISIARSIGIKSPTTPSAMGAYAFNGSSQVMRTEVTNQKVPLFFMGTQVLEAERAALQRRTNDDFTNSRIVEIGKELRMLDSNREVEGLNARKNEDLFLQGVESLWAEQARLRRLNIDMSTLRLVTVDRRAQEPLGPIKPKKAMIVVLSLLAGLMLGILVALIRYFSQVRRSIGPFSLTDERRLIQQ, from the coding sequence TTGAACAACACTCCCCAGCTTCATCATCATCTGCCTACGGATGAAGTCGATCTATTTGAACTGTTTCACGCAATCTACAAGCAAAGAAAATGGGTTATCGGTTGCACGCTGCTGGTCGGGTTACTGGGCGCAAGCTACGCGTTTCTCGCACCTGCCGTGTATCAGGTCAGCAGTGTGCTGCGGCCCGCCGCGATCAATGAGCTGGACGCACTCAATCGTTCCGAGGTCTATAAGTTGCCGCCTGCCGAGGCGCTGGCCAAGGTCGGCGCGCAACTGGACTCCTACGAGGCCAGGCTGGGCTTCTTCAGGGCTAACCCGGCGCTGTTCCAGGCCTTCCAGCGCCCAGGGCAAAGCCTGGAGCAAGGCTTTGAAGCGTTCAATCGCAATGCTATCAACCTGGTGCTACAAGACCCCAGGCGGTCCGACGCTGCCAACAGTTATATGCGCCTGGAAATGCAGTATCCCCGCGGGATTGATGGCGTGGCGATCCTCAACGGGCTGGTCGACTATGCGATTGCGCTACAGCGCGAGCAAGTGGGCGCCGACCTTAAAGTGATCGTCAATAACCGCCTGAATGAACTCCAAGGCAAGATCGACGCCGCTCGTGCCAATTACGAAACGGCTAAAGAGTCAAAAATTGCCAGGTTACTGGAGGCCGATGACGTCAAGCGCGCCACGTTGAAAGATGAAATCGCGGCCTTGCGCTCGCAAATGACGGTGGAGCGCAGTAATCGCCTGGTGGAGCTGACAGAAGCCATTTCGATTGCCCGATCCATCGGTATCAAAAGCCCCACCACGCCCTCTGCCATGGGAGCCTACGCTTTTAACGGTTCAAGTCAGGTGATGCGCACCGAGGTGACCAACCAGAAAGTCCCGCTGTTTTTCATGGGCACGCAGGTGTTGGAGGCAGAGCGGGCCGCGTTGCAGCGACGCACTAACGACGACTTCACCAACAGCCGAATCGTCGAAATTGGCAAAGAGTTGCGCATGCTCGATTCCAATCGTGAAGTCGAGGGGCTCAACGCACGCAAGAATGAAGACCTGTTCCTGCAGGGCGTTGAGTCGCTGTGGGCAGAACAGGCGCGGTTGCGCAGGCTCAACATCGATATGAGTACGCTAAGGCTGGTGACCGTTGACCGGCGGGCCCAAGAGCCTTTGGGCCCGATCAAACCGAAAAAAGCAATGATCGTCGTGTTGAGCCTGCTGGCCGGGCTGATGCTGGGGATACTGGTGGCCTTGATACGGTATTTCTCGCAGGTACGCCGTAGTATCGGGCCATTTTCGTTGACCGATGAGCGCCGCCTGATACAGCAATAG
- the efeB gene encoding iron uptake transporter deferrochelatase/peroxidase subunit: MSDSAQFDLQRRRVLLGMAATGAAIAGSSLSCPAMAAAAQEQVTTAPRSDKTQDHHDFFGQHQSGIVTPRPACGMIVAFDVLASDREDLERLFRTLNERIGFLMTGGTVEQVDPKLPPTDSGILGPVVTPDNLTITVSVGESLFDERFGLGAAKPKRLSRMVGFPNDALEPAQCHGDLSLQLSSNTPDTNIHALRDIVKNLPDLLLVRWKQEGSVPPQAPAKPGEPAQSARNFLGFRDGSANPNSNDDKAMNQIVWVQPGNDEPAWAAHGSYQAVRIIRNFVERWDRTPLQEQESIIGRVKTTGAPMGGQQESQVPDYSKDPQGKLTKLDAHIRLANPRTPQTQANLILRRPFNYSNGVNKNGQLDMGLLFICYQADLEKGFISVQTRLNGEPLEEYLKPVGGGYFFTLPGVTGPKDFIGRTLLAATHPQTTANT, from the coding sequence ATGAGTGATTCAGCACAGTTTGATCTACAACGCCGCCGTGTCCTGCTGGGCATGGCCGCCACCGGCGCAGCGATTGCCGGCAGCAGCCTGAGCTGCCCGGCCATGGCCGCCGCAGCGCAAGAACAAGTCACCACCGCACCGCGCAGTGACAAGACCCAGGACCATCACGACTTTTTCGGCCAGCACCAAAGCGGCATCGTCACCCCGCGCCCGGCCTGCGGCATGATCGTGGCATTCGACGTATTGGCCAGTGACCGCGAAGACCTGGAGCGGCTGTTCCGCACCTTGAACGAGCGCATCGGTTTCCTGATGACCGGCGGCACCGTGGAGCAAGTCGATCCGAAGTTGCCGCCCACCGATTCCGGGATCCTTGGCCCGGTGGTCACCCCGGACAACCTGACCATCACCGTGTCCGTCGGCGAATCGCTGTTCGATGAGCGTTTCGGCCTGGGCGCCGCCAAACCCAAGCGCCTGAGCCGCATGGTCGGTTTCCCCAACGATGCGCTGGAGCCAGCGCAATGCCACGGCGACCTCAGCCTGCAATTGAGTTCCAACACCCCGGACACCAATATCCACGCCCTGCGCGACATCGTGAAAAACCTGCCCGACCTGTTGCTGGTGCGCTGGAAACAGGAAGGCAGCGTGCCGCCACAGGCGCCGGCCAAACCCGGCGAGCCGGCGCAGAGCGCGCGCAACTTCCTGGGTTTCCGTGACGGCTCGGCCAACCCGAACTCCAACGACGATAAAGCGATGAACCAAATCGTCTGGGTCCAACCGGGCAACGACGAACCGGCCTGGGCGGCCCATGGCAGCTACCAGGCAGTGCGCATTATCCGCAACTTCGTCGAGCGTTGGGACCGCACGCCCCTGCAAGAGCAAGAAAGCATCATCGGCCGCGTCAAGACCACGGGCGCGCCGATGGGTGGCCAGCAAGAAAGCCAGGTTCCCGACTACAGCAAGGACCCGCAAGGCAAGTTGACCAAGCTTGATGCGCACATCCGCCTGGCCAACCCACGCACCCCGCAGACTCAGGCCAACTTGATCCTGCGCCGGCCGTTCAACTACTCCAACGGCGTCAACAAAAACGGCCAGCTGGACATGGGGCTGTTGTTCATCTGCTACCAGGCTGACCTGGAGAAAGGCTTTATCAGCGTGCAGACCCGGCTCAACGGCGAGCCCCTGGAGGAGTACCTCAAGCCGGTCGGCGGTGGGTACTTCTTCACCTTGCCGGGGGTCACCGGCCCCAAGGATTTCATCGGGCGCACGCTGCTCGCGGCCACGCACCCTCAAACCACTGCCAACACCTGA
- the lpxO gene encoding lipid A hydroxylase LpxO — protein sequence MKLIIVALYVASIAYVHLRGRVRHKLGRQLSDHSTFLAPINCFLYLFSKLPSRPYLSPSNFPDLSPLQEHWEEIRQEGQNLMRAGQIKRSQEHNDVGFNSFFKSGWKRFYLKWYGDSHPSAMKLCPRTTELVQGIGSIKAAMFAELPPGSRLVRHRDPYAGSYRYHLGLDTPNDPGCYINVDGEHYFWRDGEPVMFDETYIHYAENTTQHNRIILFCDIERPMKYRWAAAFNRWFSRNVMAAAGSPNEEGDKTGALNRAFTRLYKIRVRGKALKKRNRTRYYLEKWAIFGALALIFVLI from the coding sequence TTGAAACTCATCATCGTTGCTCTCTACGTTGCCTCCATTGCGTATGTACACCTGCGTGGTCGGGTGCGGCACAAGTTGGGCCGTCAGCTCAGCGATCATTCGACCTTCCTGGCGCCGATCAACTGCTTTCTCTACCTGTTCTCCAAGCTGCCCAGTCGGCCTTACCTGTCGCCCAGCAATTTTCCGGACCTGAGTCCGTTGCAAGAACACTGGGAGGAGATTCGCCAGGAAGGCCAGAACTTGATGCGAGCAGGGCAGATCAAGCGTTCGCAAGAGCACAATGACGTGGGGTTCAACTCGTTTTTCAAATCGGGTTGGAAGCGTTTTTATCTCAAATGGTATGGCGACAGTCACCCGTCAGCGATGAAGCTGTGCCCGCGCACCACCGAGCTAGTGCAGGGTATCGGCTCGATCAAGGCGGCGATGTTCGCCGAATTGCCGCCGGGCTCCCGGTTGGTACGCCACCGCGATCCCTATGCCGGCTCCTACCGTTATCACCTGGGCTTGGATACGCCGAACGATCCGGGCTGCTACATCAATGTGGACGGTGAGCATTACTTCTGGCGCGACGGTGAGCCAGTGATGTTCGACGAGACCTACATCCACTACGCCGAAAACACCACCCAGCACAATCGGATCATCCTGTTCTGTGATATCGAGCGGCCGATGAAATATCGCTGGGCAGCGGCGTTCAATCGCTGGTTCAGCCGTAACGTGATGGCCGCAGCAGGCTCGCCCAACGAGGAGGGCGACAAGACCGGTGCGCTGAATCGCGCCTTTACCCGCCTGTACAAGATTCGCGTGCGTGGCAAGGCCTTGAAGAAGCGCAACCGCACGCGCTATTACCTGGAAAAGTGGGCGATCTTTGGGGCTCTTGCGCTGATCTTCGTGCTCATCTGA
- a CDS encoding TIGR03067 domain-containing protein, translating into MSLLSDPDFLALQGAWEQTSLEDSGVLNPADAHSAPGAMTTITGDRFEVKTVSGEVLLAGRFFLDSTTVPKSITWVDAIGDDAGKYLPASYRLEDDDFVFIAADENMPRPRTFSTGPGETMRTFVRRR; encoded by the coding sequence ATGTCACTTCTATCAGACCCGGACTTTCTAGCCCTGCAAGGCGCCTGGGAACAGACATCGCTGGAGGACAGCGGCGTACTCAACCCGGCCGATGCCCACAGTGCTCCAGGCGCAATGACTACGATTACGGGTGACCGTTTCGAAGTAAAAACCGTCAGCGGCGAGGTGTTATTGGCTGGCCGGTTTTTTCTGGACAGCACCACGGTGCCCAAGAGCATTACCTGGGTGGACGCCATAGGCGATGATGCAGGCAAATACTTGCCCGCGAGCTACCGCCTTGAAGACGATGACTTCGTGTTTATTGCGGCGGATGAAAATATGCCCAGGCCACGCACATTCAGCACTGGCCCAGGCGAGACCATGCGCACGTTCGTGCGGCGCCGCTGA
- the efeO gene encoding iron uptake system protein EfeO, with protein sequence MSNPTPQPASPPRALRWAVAGSVVVMIAAGGLFYYASQLAAAKRQTNSNEIAVTIHGHACEPNALTVPAGRASFRIINRSDRAVEWEILDGVLVVEERENIAPGLSQVINANLLPGDYAITCGLLSNPRGTLHVTPTAESDAQAKAKPSMVAFIGPLSEFRVYLSSQGSALVKAVTALQQAINTGDLAQAQALYVPAREAYQRLAPASQRLAELDNAINARADYFEKREQDPAFSGFHRLEYSLFQQRSLDGLAPLAQRLVTDVTSLKQQLLAQSLPPEQLVSIVVRNLNSLADVRAVSGEEERYSHVDLNGFAANLQAAHKVVELMRALLSKSAADLLPKIDSALAAFDAELAGFKVDDRYVTYDSVNADQRKQIADKAKALAVALDGIDPALGLSGLQ encoded by the coding sequence TTGTCCAACCCAACGCCTCAACCTGCCTCGCCTCCCCGCGCCCTGCGCTGGGCGGTGGCCGGCTCGGTGGTCGTGATGATCGCCGCCGGTGGCCTGTTCTACTACGCCTCGCAATTGGCCGCCGCCAAGCGCCAGACCAACAGCAATGAAATCGCCGTGACCATCCATGGCCACGCCTGCGAGCCAAACGCGTTGACGGTCCCGGCCGGGCGGGCGAGCTTTCGCATCATCAACCGTTCCGACCGCGCCGTGGAATGGGAAATCCTCGACGGCGTGCTGGTGGTCGAGGAACGGGAAAACATCGCCCCCGGCCTGAGCCAAGTGATCAACGCCAACCTGCTGCCCGGCGACTATGCGATCACCTGTGGGTTGCTGAGCAACCCCCGTGGCACGTTGCATGTAACGCCAACTGCGGAGTCTGACGCCCAGGCAAAAGCCAAGCCGTCGATGGTGGCGTTTATCGGCCCGTTATCGGAGTTCCGGGTCTACCTGAGCAGCCAGGGCAGCGCATTGGTCAAGGCCGTGACCGCCCTGCAGCAAGCGATCAACACTGGTGACCTGGCACAAGCCCAGGCGCTGTATGTTCCGGCCCGTGAGGCTTACCAGCGACTGGCGCCCGCGTCCCAACGCCTGGCGGAGCTGGACAACGCAATCAACGCCCGCGCCGATTACTTCGAAAAACGCGAGCAGGACCCAGCTTTCAGCGGCTTCCATCGCCTCGAATACAGCCTGTTCCAGCAACGCAGCCTTGATGGCCTGGCCCCGCTGGCGCAGCGCCTGGTCACCGATGTCACTAGCCTTAAACAGCAACTGCTGGCCCAGTCGCTGCCACCGGAGCAACTGGTGAGCATCGTGGTGCGCAACCTCAACAGCCTGGCCGATGTACGTGCCGTCAGCGGTGAGGAGGAACGCTACAGCCACGTCGACCTGAACGGTTTCGCCGCCAACCTGCAAGCAGCGCACAAAGTGGTCGAGTTGATGCGTGCACTGTTGAGCAAATCCGCCGCCGACCTGTTGCCGAAGATTGACAGCGCCCTCGCCGCCTTCGACGCCGAACTCGCTGGGTTCAAGGTCGATGACCGTTATGTCACGTACGACAGCGTAAACGCCGATCAGCGCAAGCAGATCGCCGACAAGGCCAAGGCTCTGGCCGTTGCACTCGATGGAATCGACCCCGCCCTTGGCCTCTCCGGCCTGCAGTGA